A window from Kovacikia minuta CCNUW1 encodes these proteins:
- a CDS encoding MFS transporter → MPTSLVWIMAIASGATVANLYYNQPLLAIMAQGFHASAQTAGLIPMLTQIGYAVGILLFVPLGDLVERRRLIVTMVGATAGASALAAVSPNITWLIGTSFAIGMTAIAAQVIVPFAAHLANPQDRGRVIGFVMSGLLIGILLARTVSGFIGATLGWQAMYWLASGSMVLLAIVLAKVLPESHPPLRTTYPDLMGSLLKLVVEQPVLRQASIIGAMSFGAFSAFWSTLVFLLEHSPYHYGSEVAGLFGLVGVVGALAAPFVGKLADRSSPKLTVGLGILTTTLSFLVFWGLGHQIWGLVMGVILLDLGVQSTQISNQAGIYSLPAGIHSRLNALYIMFYFVGGAFGSFLGAYGWHHWQWDGVCILSLLMLGVAFIAFFRDRQNRQLLALPTK, encoded by the coding sequence ATGCCTACTTCTCTTGTTTGGATCATGGCGATCGCCAGTGGAGCCACTGTTGCCAACCTGTACTACAACCAACCCCTGTTGGCAATCATGGCTCAGGGCTTCCATGCATCGGCTCAGACCGCAGGTTTGATTCCCATGTTGACCCAGATTGGGTATGCTGTTGGGATTTTGCTGTTTGTGCCCTTGGGAGATCTGGTCGAGCGCCGCAGGCTCATTGTTACGATGGTGGGGGCTACTGCTGGAGCGTCGGCTTTGGCGGCTGTATCTCCAAATATTACCTGGTTAATTGGAACCAGCTTTGCGATCGGCATGACCGCGATCGCAGCGCAAGTGATTGTGCCCTTCGCGGCTCATTTGGCAAACCCTCAAGATCGGGGCAGGGTGATCGGTTTTGTCATGAGTGGGTTGTTAATTGGTATCCTGCTGGCTCGCACCGTCAGTGGGTTCATTGGCGCAACCCTTGGCTGGCAGGCGATGTATTGGCTTGCCAGTGGCAGCATGGTATTGCTGGCGATCGTCTTAGCAAAGGTACTGCCAGAAAGCCACCCACCCCTCAGAACCACCTATCCTGATCTGATGGGGTCATTGCTCAAACTCGTTGTGGAACAGCCCGTTCTGAGACAGGCTTCAATCATTGGAGCCATGTCCTTTGGCGCATTCAGTGCCTTTTGGAGTACGCTGGTGTTTCTGTTAGAACACTCTCCCTATCATTACGGCAGTGAAGTCGCCGGATTGTTTGGACTGGTGGGTGTCGTAGGAGCGCTAGCTGCTCCGTTTGTGGGCAAGCTGGCAGATCGAAGCAGCCCAAAGCTTACGGTTGGTCTAGGGATTTTGACAACGACCCTTTCATTTTTGGTGTTTTGGGGTTTAGGACATCAAATTTGGGGATTAGTCATGGGTGTGATTCTGCTGGATCTGGGGGTACAATCCACCCAAATATCGAATCAAGCAGGGATCTATAGCTTGCCAGCGGGAATTCACAGTCGGCTGAATGCACTTTACATCATGTTCTACTTTGTGGGAGGTGCGTTTGGCTCTTTTTTGGGTGCCTACGGCTGGCATCACTGGCAGTGGGATGGTGTATGTATCCTCAGTTTGCTAATGTTAGGCGTTGCATTTATTGCGTTCTTCCGAGACAGGCAAAACCGTCAACTCCTTGCCTTACCGACCAAATAG
- a CDS encoding P-II family nitrogen regulator, whose protein sequence is MHTVKRIEIVADSVELGKIVESLEKHGASSYTIIHNVASKGIKGTAFDNSAVTMLDNAYVIAFCHPDKAKSIVEAIQQILNKFGGSCWISDVMEVRSVRCVASI, encoded by the coding sequence ATGCATACTGTCAAACGAATCGAAATTGTGGCGGATTCTGTAGAACTTGGAAAAATTGTCGAGAGTCTGGAGAAGCACGGTGCTTCCAGCTATACCATCATCCATAACGTCGCCAGTAAAGGAATTAAGGGCACAGCGTTTGATAATTCGGCCGTCACCATGCTAGATAATGCCTACGTGATTGCTTTTTGTCACCCGGATAAAGCAAAATCGATCGTCGAAGCCATCCAGCAAATTCTGAACAAGTTTGGTGGCTCCTGCTGGATTTCGGATGTCATGGAAGTTCGCTCAGTCCGGTGTGTGGCGTCGATTTAG
- a CDS encoding SAM-dependent methyltransferase: MQFQKVLFTLAAGLSVVGLGLAGCSQPPNYQADAQVNGPTAQVQTDAPPASPRRQPDVPYVPTPNAVVERMLEMAKVNKNDRLYDLGSGDGRIVITAAQKYGTRGVGIDINPVRVQEANENAKKAGVTDLVQFREQDLFETDLSDATVVTLYLLPEINLKLRPKLLQELKPGTRIVSHAFSMGDWKPQRVEQVEGRTIYYWVVPERATK; encoded by the coding sequence ATGCAGTTTCAAAAAGTTCTATTCACCTTGGCTGCTGGCTTGAGCGTTGTCGGTTTGGGTCTAGCAGGCTGTAGTCAGCCGCCCAATTATCAGGCAGATGCTCAAGTTAACGGTCCGACTGCCCAAGTTCAGACAGATGCTCCGCCTGCATCTCCTCGGCGACAACCAGATGTGCCCTATGTGCCAACACCCAATGCGGTCGTTGAAAGGATGCTGGAGATGGCCAAGGTCAACAAAAATGACAGGTTGTATGACCTGGGGAGTGGCGATGGACGCATTGTAATCACAGCCGCTCAAAAGTACGGCACCCGAGGCGTCGGCATTGATATCAACCCAGTGCGCGTCCAGGAAGCGAATGAAAATGCGAAAAAAGCAGGGGTTACCGATCTCGTCCAGTTTCGAGAACAGGATCTGTTTGAAACCGATTTGAGCGACGCCACTGTGGTCACGCTCTATCTACTGCCAGAAATTAATCTCAAACTGCGCCCCAAACTCCTACAGGAACTCAAGCCAGGAACCCGCATTGTATCTCATGCCTTCAGTATGGGTGATTGGAAACCTCAACGCGTCGAGCAGGTAGAAGGAAGAACGATTTACTACTGGGTCGTCCCTGAACGGGCAACAAAGTAG
- a CDS encoding sodium-dependent bicarbonate transport family permease: MDVSLILSNILNPPVLFFFLGMTAIFVKSDLEVPPPIPKLFSLYLLFAIGFKGGVELAKSGLSQDVVLTLLAAIVMACFVPVYTFFILKLRLDPYNAAAIAATYGSISAVTFITASSFLQQLGIDYDGYMVAALALMESPAIIVGLILVNLYTSDEVEREFSWSEVLREAFLNGSVFLLVGSLLIGVLTGEHGWQVLSPFTQDMFYGVLTFFLLDMGLVAARRIKDLEKTGAFLISFAILIPIVNAAIGLLIARVIGMPKGDALLFSVLCASASYIAVPAAMRLTVPEANPSFYISTALAVTFPFNIIVGIPLYLYGINLLWS, encoded by the coding sequence ATGGATGTAAGTCTGATTTTGTCTAACATCCTGAACCCGCCTGTCCTATTTTTCTTCCTGGGAATGACGGCAATTTTTGTGAAATCCGACTTAGAGGTTCCGCCTCCGATTCCAAAGTTGTTTTCGCTCTACCTGTTGTTTGCGATCGGGTTTAAGGGCGGCGTGGAACTGGCAAAAAGCGGGCTAAGCCAGGATGTTGTCTTGACGCTCTTAGCCGCGATCGTAATGGCCTGTTTTGTTCCGGTCTATACCTTCTTTATTCTGAAGCTGCGGCTTGATCCGTACAACGCGGCGGCGATCGCGGCAACCTATGGTTCCATCAGTGCGGTTACGTTTATCACAGCAAGTTCTTTTCTGCAACAACTGGGGATTGATTATGATGGATATATGGTGGCAGCGCTTGCCCTGATGGAATCGCCAGCAATCATTGTGGGGCTAATCCTGGTCAATCTCTATACCTCTGATGAAGTAGAGCGCGAATTTTCCTGGTCTGAAGTTCTGCGAGAAGCGTTTCTGAATGGTTCTGTCTTTCTTCTAGTCGGTAGTTTACTGATCGGCGTATTAACAGGAGAACACGGTTGGCAGGTTCTGTCTCCCTTCACTCAGGATATGTTTTACGGGGTTCTCACCTTTTTCCTGCTGGATATGGGGTTGGTTGCAGCTAGACGGATCAAAGATTTGGAGAAAACGGGTGCTTTTCTGATCTCGTTTGCCATCCTGATTCCGATTGTCAATGCGGCGATCGGTTTGTTGATTGCAAGAGTGATCGGAATGCCCAAGGGGGATGCTTTGTTGTTCTCTGTGCTGTGTGCCAGCGCTTCTTACATTGCCGTTCCTGCTGCCATGCGGTTGACAGTGCCAGAAGCAAATCCCAGCTTCTATATTTCCACCGCTCTGGCGGTGACTTTCCCGTTTAACATCATTGTCGGCATTCCGTTGTACCTCTACGGAATCAATTTGCTCTGGAGTTAA
- a CDS encoding carbonic anhydrase, with protein sequence MFDAGVGDIFDIRVAGNIVTPEILGSLEYAAALLGTRLIMVLGHERCGAVTAAVKNEPLPGSIGSLVKAIKPAVGRVKPGDNQVEQVVVENVRYQIERMQKNSPVLTQLVADGKLKIVGGRYDLDTGTVAIVT encoded by the coding sequence TTGTTTGACGCGGGAGTGGGCGATATATTTGACATTCGTGTTGCCGGAAATATCGTCACACCGGAAATTTTGGGTAGCCTGGAGTATGCGGCAGCCCTCCTAGGCACCCGTTTAATCATGGTGCTGGGGCATGAGCGCTGTGGGGCAGTTACCGCTGCGGTTAAGAATGAACCCCTTCCCGGTAGCATTGGTTCCCTGGTGAAGGCAATCAAACCCGCTGTTGGCAGGGTCAAACCGGGAGACAACCAGGTGGAGCAGGTGGTGGTTGAAAATGTGCGGTACCAGATTGAACGGATGCAGAAAAACTCCCCCGTTTTGACCCAACTGGTTGCCGATGGAAAACTCAAAATTGTGGGTGGACGCTACGACCTGGATACGGGCACCGTTGCGATCGTCACTTGA
- a CDS encoding branched-chain amino acid ABC transporter permease translates to MSDFISTYSFLIVSMLLGAMLGLSLYLPLMAGQLSLASPGFYALGGYIAAILSTRVFPVTSGTLFPIPLLLLEMLIAGMVSGLLGILVGVPALRLRGIYLAIATIAFVEILRILALNLEITGGAVGIFGIPQPFATALEYLWVVFPLLLLSMVFVYRLEKIRVGRAFLAIREDELAADSMGINPTYFKVLAFTLGAILAGVVGAVSAHFLNTWNARQGTFDASIIYLTFVLIGGSRTYLGPVLGGIIFTALPEVLRAMADIPGLPLWLSQFLRDGRLIIFGLLIVFGTIFFPQGLVTPDRFKRVKQKVRSGGSKG, encoded by the coding sequence ATGTCTGACTTTATCTCTACCTACAGTTTCCTGATTGTCTCCATGTTGTTAGGGGCAATGCTGGGACTATCGCTCTACTTGCCATTAATGGCAGGGCAGTTGTCGCTGGCAAGCCCAGGCTTTTATGCATTGGGAGGCTACATTGCAGCAATTCTATCGACCAGGGTTTTTCCCGTCACTTCAGGCACCCTGTTTCCGATTCCGCTGCTGCTACTGGAAATGCTGATCGCTGGCATGGTTTCGGGTTTGCTCGGCATTCTTGTGGGAGTGCCCGCATTGCGACTGAGGGGAATTTACCTGGCGATCGCCACCATTGCCTTTGTTGAAATTCTTCGCATCCTTGCCCTTAATCTGGAGATCACTGGAGGAGCCGTTGGCATCTTCGGCATTCCCCAACCCTTTGCAACTGCCCTGGAATACCTCTGGGTCGTTTTTCCACTCCTCCTCCTCAGCATGGTGTTCGTCTATCGTTTAGAAAAAATCCGGGTTGGTCGCGCCTTCCTTGCCATTCGAGAAGATGAACTGGCGGCTGACTCCATGGGTATCAACCCAACCTATTTTAAGGTCTTGGCATTTACCTTAGGGGCAATCCTGGCAGGGGTGGTGGGTGCGGTTAGTGCCCATTTTCTCAATACCTGGAATGCCCGTCAGGGCACTTTCGATGCCAGTATTATCTACCTCACCTTTGTGCTGATTGGGGGTTCCCGCACTTATTTAGGTCCCGTTTTAGGTGGCATCATTTTCACCGCACTTCCAGAAGTTTTACGGGCAATGGCTGACATCCCAGGCTTGCCACTCTGGCTATCCCAGTTTTTGCGCGATGGTCGGTTGATTATTTTTGGGTTGCTGATCGTGTTCGGTACGATCTTCTTCCCTCAAGGACTGGTTACTCCAGATCGGTTCAAACGGGTTAAACAGAAAGTGCGATCGGGTGGAAGTAAGGGGTGA
- a CDS encoding carbonic anhydrase — MNQINGWIGRRDLLRLAGIGGASLLGAVVGLGSREAAALAAGVSATAPSSSDAEAALQQLLDGNQRFVQHKPQYPHQSAKRLQEVAQSLPSLCHDPQLCGFAGSC; from the coding sequence ATGAATCAAATTAACGGATGGATTGGGCGGCGGGATCTTTTAAGACTGGCAGGGATTGGCGGAGCCAGTTTGTTAGGAGCTGTGGTGGGCTTGGGTAGCCGGGAGGCGGCGGCATTGGCAGCGGGGGTATCAGCTACGGCACCCTCTTCTAGCGATGCTGAAGCGGCGCTACAACAATTGCTGGACGGCAATCAGCGCTTTGTCCAACATAAGCCCCAGTATCCCCACCAATCTGCCAAACGCCTACAAGAGGTTGCCCAATCCCTGCCATCCCTATGCCACGATCCTCAGTTGTGCGGATTCGCGGGTTCCTGTTGA